A single region of the Sorghum bicolor cultivar BTx623 chromosome 7, Sorghum_bicolor_NCBIv3, whole genome shotgun sequence genome encodes:
- the LOC8068543 gene encoding uncharacterized protein LOC8068543: MWGGDSNAKQMLKSRGGTGGGLPTSGDDESDYFPPTPRKDSWWSTGLLKLVTATVIFMGGVVLGLSVSGSVARYYYNASHAELFFPTTTYSCDPRDRDCGMGLAFRAFVHPPRLAHSMTDDELFWRASLVPKAEEFPFQRVPKVAFLFMARGPLPFAPLWDKFFRDHQGLYSVYVHTVPDYKLNVSKNSAFYGRQIPSQDVSWGSITLVDAEKRLLANALLDFSNERFVLLSESCIPVFNFPTVYEYLINSAHSFVESYNIDTPQSAGRYNRRMAPHIMADQWRKGSEWFELNRELAVQIVADYKYYSIFRKHCRPSCYPDEHYIPTYLHLFHGPLNANRTITWVDWSRGGPHPASYGAADITEDFIQAIRNNGTQCFYNSKPTSVCYLFARKFAPNALGRLMNMTSTVLDF, from the exons ATGTGGGGCGGCGACTCCAACGCGAAGCAGATGCTCAAGTCCAGGGGCGGCACGGGCGGGGGGTTACCCACATCCGGGGACGACGAGTCCGACTACTTCCCGCCGACCCCGCGCAAGGACAGCTGGTGGTCGACGGGGCTCCTCAAGCTCGTCACCGCCACCGTCATCTTCATGGGCGGCGTCGTGCTGGGCCTCTCCGTCAGCGGCAGCGTCGCGCGCTACTACTACAACGCGTCCCACGCCGAGCTCTTCTTCCCGACCACCACCTACAGCTGCGACCCGCGGGACAGGGACTGCGGGATGGGGCTCGCGTTCAGGGCCTTCGTCCACCCGCCACGCCTCGCGCACTCCATGACCGACGACGAGCTCTTCTGGCGGGCCTCCCTCGTGCccaaggccgaagagtttccgTTCCAGCGGGTGCCTAAGGTCGCCTTCCTCTTCATGGCGCGCGGGCCTCTCCCGTTCGCGCCGCTCTGGGATAAGTTCTTCCGTGATCACCAGGGGCTCTACTCCGTATACGTCCATACTGTGCCGGACTACAAGCTCAATGTTTCCAAGAACTCCGCCTTCTATGGCAGACAGATCCCAAGCCAG GATGTGTCTTGGGGATCAATAACCCTGGTGGATGCTGAGAAGCGCCTGCTGGCCAATGCCTTGCTGGATTTCTCGAATGAGCGATTTGTGCTGCTGTCAGAGAGCTGCATTCCTGTCTTCAACTTCCCGACTGTCTACGAGTACCTCATCAACTCGGCACACAGTTTTGTTGAGTCCTACAACATCGACACCCCTCAGAGTGCTGGGCGGTACAACCGTCGCATGGCTCCTCACATCATGGCAGATCAATGGAGAAAAGGGTCAGAGTGGTTTGAGCTTAACCGTGAGTTGGCTGTCCAGATAGTAGCAGACTACAAGTACTACTCGATCTTCAGAAAGCACTGCAGGCCATCCTGTTATCCAGATGAGCATTACATACCGACTTATCTTCATTTGTTCCATGGGCCCCTCAATGCCAACAGGACCATCACATGGGTTGATTGGTCAAGAGGAGGCCCGCATCCAGCAAGTTATGGTGCTGCGGACATCACAGAAGACTTCATCCAGGCCATCAGGAATAATGGTACGCAGTGCTTTTACAACTCGAAGCCCACCTCTGTCTGCTACCTGTTCGCGAGGAAGTTTGCTCCTAATGCTTTGGGAAGGCTGATGAACATGACCTCGACGGTGTTGGACTTTTGA
- the LOC8068544 gene encoding phospholipase SGR2, with protein MAAGPDESWGARGGNPGDAHAQASTSRAPPGPGPAGETEGASPDSLRNTPSNIARLQDTIGHCAARRKYLAHTKSPSDGKDVRWYFCKLPLADKVLSSSVPRTEIVGKGDYFRFSERDSLALEASFLEREEELLAYWWREYAECSAGPRGSLVESDDSAYLYKVEEERVGVPVKGGLYEVDLMRRHCFPVYWNGENRRVLRGHWFARKGGVDWIPLREDVSEQLELAYNCQVWHRRKFQPSGLFAARVDLQGSTPDLHALFTGEDDTWEAWLVFDTGPKLGSNTIKLRRGFSPSESASTNPSQDELRQTKEEEMDDYCSQVPVGHLVFMVHGIGQRLEKANLVDDVVDFRRVTANLAERYLTSYQRSTQRVLFIPCQWRKGLKLSGESTVEKLTLDGVKGLRVALGATVHDVLYYMSPIYCQHIIDSVSNQLNKLYMKFLKRNPGYSGKVSLYGHSLGSVLSYDILCHQESLWAPFPTEYLNMETSDRSQGAKSANEVALHDSGAKDHDTSTLGHSCADNENSVADEDSTITDMSHMDSILPSCVPDDPSNNHETVVPRGAVVAEKNGEENKVENHQTVYTEEGTTSGVSTKDAEGSSISRSAEEVHEEVLDKDKLIISLEEEVKCLKARLDHLEQHNHLVTESTSGIEYHEGKNGNHDLNSGKLFMAQRITNQSYSPQIRYTKLNFKVDTFFAVGSPLGVFLSLRNVRIGIGEGKDYWQDENIIEEMPCCRQMFNIFHPFDPVAYRVEPLVCEDYLKKRPVIVPYHRGGKRIHVGVQEFREDISACSQAIARQLKSLKVKAVAAMLALSRNDTEEDGESTNEKERSYGSIMMEKLTGSPDGRIDHVLQEKTFQHPYLSALGAHTNYWRDHDTALFILKHLYRDIPEDPPSDVIERMPVKLFYERNPVEEETPVTFSDHAAVKEFCRKLRAYSRKTEDANC; from the exons ATGGCGGCCGGCCCGGACGAGAGCTGGGGCGCGCGGGGCGGCAACCCGGGGGACGCGCACGCGCAGGCGTCGACGAGCCGCGCGCCCCCGGGCCCGGGCCCTGCCGGGGAGACGGAGGGCGCGTCGCCGGACTCGTTGCGGAACACGCCCTCCAACATCGCCCGGCTGCAGGACACGATCGGGCACTGCGCGGCGCGCCGCAAGTACCTCGCGCACACCAAGAGCCCCTCCGATGGCAAGGACGTCCGCTGGTACTTCTGCAAGCTCCCTCTCGCCGACAAAG TGCTCTCTTCTTCTGTACCACGGACAGAGATAGTGGGGAAAGGAGACTATTTCCGGTTCAGCGAGAGGGACTCTCTGGCACTGGAGGCGTCTTTCCTGGAG AGGGAGGAAGAGCTGCTTGCGTACTGGTGGAGGGAGTACGCTGAATGCAGCGCAGGACCGAGAGGATCCTTGGTTGAAAGTGATGACTCTGCGTACCTTTATAAGGTGGAGGAAGAGCGAGTTGGGGTTCCTGTGAAAGGTGGACTATATGAG GTTGATTTGATGAGGCGGCATTGCTTCCCTGTGTACTGGAACGGTGAAAATAGGCGTGTCTTGAGAGGCCACTGGTTTGCTCGCAAAGGTGGCGTTGATTGGATTCCCTTGCGTGAGGATGTCTCTGAACAACTTGAGTTAGCGTATAATTGTCAG GTCTGGCATCGTCGAAAATTTCAGCCTTCAGGCCTATTTGCAGCAAGGGTTGACCTCCAAGGAAGTACACCG GATTTGCATGCTCTTTTTACTGGAGAGGATGATACTTGGGAAGCTTGGCTTGTCTTTGATACAGGTCCTAAACTTGGTAGCAACACAATCAAATTAAGGCGCGGATTTTCTCCTTCTGAATCTGCAAGTACAAACCCTTCACAG GATGAGTTGCGTCAGACAAAAGAAGAGGAAATGGATGATTACTGCTCTCAG GTTCCAGTTGGTCATCTGGTATTCATGGTTCATGGCATTGGACAGAGGCTGGAGAAAGCTAATCTTGTTGATGATGTTGTTGATTTCCGTCGAGTAACTGCTAACCTAGCTGAAAGATACTTAACTTCTTATCAAAGAAGTACCCAGAGGGTTCTATTTATTCCATGTCAG TGGAGGAAGGGCTTGAAGCTCAGTGGTGAAAGTACTGTTGAGAAACTCACTTTAGATGGAGTTAAAGGTCTTCGAGTCGCGTTAGGTGCCACAGTACATGATGTTCTATATTATATGAGTCCTATCTACTGTCAGCATATTATTGACTCG GTCTCAAACCAGTTGAACAAGCTGTATATGAAATTTCTGAAGAGAAATCCTGGTTACAGTGGAAAG GTGTCATTGTATGGCCACTCGTTAGGAAGTGTTCTATCGTATGATATACTTTGTCATCAAGAATCCCTTTGGGCCCCATTTCCAACAGAGTATCTGAACATGGAAACATCTGATCGGAGTCAAGGAGCAAAATCAGCTAATGAAGTTGCTTTGCATGATTCAGGCGCAAAGGATCATGATACTTCTACTCTAGGGCATTCTTGTGCTGATAATGAAAACAGTGTCGCTGATGAGGATAGCACCATAACTGACATGTCACATATGGACAGCATCCTCCCGTCATGTGTGCCCGATGATCCATCAAATAACCATGAAACTGTTGTGCCACGTGGTGCAGTTGTTGCTGAGAAAAATGGAGAAGAAAATAAGGTTGAGAATCATCAGACGGTGTATACTGAGGAAGGAACAACTTCAGGTGTAAGCACAAAAGATGCTGAAGGATCAAGCATTTCAAGATCTGCTGAGGAAGTCCATGAAGAGGTCCTTGACAAAGACAAATTGATCATTTCACTAGAAGAAGAG GTGAAATGTCTTAAGGCTAGACTAGATCATCTTGAACAACATAATCATCTAGTGACTGAAAGCACCAGTGGTATCGAGTATCATGAAG GCAAAAATGGCAATCATGACTTGAACTCTGGCAAACTTTTCATGGCGCAAAGAATTACAAACCAGTCCTACTCACCACAAATCAGATACACAAAACTAAACTTTAAG GTTGACACATTCTTTGCTGTTGGATCTCCCTTGGGTGTCTTCCTTTCTCTGCGTAATGTCCGTATTGGTATTG GCGAAGGGAAAGATTATTGGCAAGATGAGAATATAATTGAAGAGATGCCATGCTGCAGGCAGATGTTCAATATTTTTCATCCTTTTGATCCTGTAGCATACAG AGTTGAACCACTTGTATGTGAAGATTATCTAAAGAAGCGTCCTGTAATTGTTCCCTACCATAGAGGCGGAAAGCGGATACATGTTGGAGTGCAG GAGTTCAGAGAAGATATTTCTGCATGTTCTCAAGCCATTGCCCGTCAATTGAAGTCACTGAAG GTCAAAGCAGTAGCTGCTATGCTAGCATTGAGCAGAAATGACACAGAAG AGGATGGTGAGAGTACTAATGAGAAAGAAAGATCATATGGTTCCATTATGATGGAAAAGTTGACCGGTTCACCGGATGGTCGAATTGATCATGTGCTTCAG